From the genome of Biomphalaria glabrata chromosome 17, xgBioGlab47.1, whole genome shotgun sequence, one region includes:
- the LOC106059165 gene encoding RBPJ-interacting and tubulin-associated protein 1-like: MSNEDFVLTGSRPPSVLSNYRPNSAKQNGYHTIARKSSVDETLFRSYYTTKLDEPVSLDKPPWEYPHIEKTLSAKKSQESTKAKYNGPPLLWCPTPREVSHTKSKQKPGPNDPLYLWNTKHHYRHLKHTPSFIDETLFGSRLEKPSFKAPWNEKKKGEKIAPRPLLWGPPMKGQLSDTDVRHTVNDSFQRPSSARSTGRPVWKP; this comes from the exons ATGTCCAATGAAGACTTTGTGCTAACAGGTTCAAGGCCACCCTCTGTGTTGTCTAACTATAGACCGAATTCTGCCAAACAGAATGGCTATCACACTATAGCCAGAAAGTCTTCAGTAGATGAAACACTGTTCAG ATCCTACTACACAACAAAACTTGATGAGCCAGTAAGTCTTGATAAACCTCCTTGGGAATACCCTCATATAGAGAAAACACTAAGCGCCAAAAAATCTCAGGAATCAACTAAGGCTAAATATAATGGGCCTCCTTTGCTTTGGTGCCCGACCCCCAGAGAAGTGTCAcatacaaaaagtaaacaaaagccAGGGCCTAACGATCCTCTCTATTTATGGAATACAAAGCACCACTATCGCCACTTAAAGCACACTCCATCTTTCATTGATGAGACACTCTTTGGCTCTAGGCTGGAGAAGCCGTCATTTAAAGCACCGTGGAATGAGAAGAAAAAGGGGGAGAAGATAGCGCCAAGGCCACTTTTATGGGGACCTCCGATGAAAGGACAACTGTCTGATACTGATGTCAGGCATACTGTGAATGACAGTTTTCAGAGACCTTCTTCAGCTAGGTCAACAGGTCGACCTGTATGGAAACCTTAA
- the LOC106059164 gene encoding bystin-like — protein MGKVKNQRKRLHEQIKEQQHVQVGESNRTSKVRHRTEDEKFVDEKLSRKILAQVRKQGEDLLQEFEGLTTGARPKQKRTEVKHFKLGGASAADSDSDDDAVTKHLFDNFSSLEKTVMEINDEDEEDLRKFMNPNPKQRKTLAEIISEKLAETKTAMSEVLSDVHIEEEIDETVRDHFIKIGEVLSHYRSGKLPKGFKAIPTFPNWQQLLELTKPENWTAASIYAGTRIFVSNLPKYQFKHFCSLVLLPRIRDDILEYKRLNFHLFQALHKGIYKPGDFYEGIVLPLCEAGDCTLREATIVAGVLSQSSIPVGYSAAALILISKMDYNGANSIFMRAILNKKYSLPLSAIDATVEHFMRFLDVNEKMPVLWHQCLLMLVQRYKNDLTKQQKSQILKLVCCHDHHEITPEIRREITQSKRSRGDPEVEGEEDV, from the exons atGGGGAAAGTGAAAAATCAAAGAAAGCGTCTTCATGAACAAATTAAAGAACAACAGCATGTTCAAGTCGGAGAAAGTAACAGAACATCAAAAGTGAGGCACAGAACAGAAGATGAAAAG TTTGTTGATGAGAAGTTGTCAAGAAAAATTTTAGCTCAGGTTAGGAAACAAGGAGAGGATTTGCTACAGGAATTTGAAGGTTTAACCACAGG AGCCAGGCCAAAACAGAAGAGAACAGAAGTGAAGCATTTCAAATTGGGTGGAGCCTCAGCTGCAGACAGTGACTCTGATGATGATGCTGTTACCAAACACCTCTTTGATAATTTTAGCAGTTTGGAAAAAACTGTTATG GAAATCAATGACGAGGATGAAGAAGATCTGCGCAAGTTCATGAACCCTAATccgaaacaaagaaaaactctGGCAGAAATAATCAGTGAGAAGCTTGCAGAAACAAAGACTGCCATGTCAG AAGTCCTAAGTGATGTTCACATAGAAGAAGAAATAGATGAAACTGTCAGGgatcattttataaaaattggAGAAGTGTTGTCACATTACAGAAGTGGAAAATTGCCAAAAGGGTTTAAGGCCATACCCACATTTCCTAATTGGCAGCAG CTTCTGGAACTGACAAAACCAGAGAACTGGACGGCCGCATCTATATATGCTGGGACTAGAATCTTTGTATCAAATTTACCaaaatatcaattcaaaca tttttgttCTTTGGTTTTACTGCCTCGTATAAGGGATGACATCCTGGAATACAAAAGATTAAATTTCCACCTCTTCCAG GCTTTACATAAGGGCATCTACAAGCCTGGAGATTTTTATGAAGGAATTGTCTTGCCCCTATGTGAG GCTGGGGACTGTACACTAAGGGAAGCAACTATTGTTGCTGGGGTACTCTCCCAGTCCTCCATACCTGTGGGCTATTCAGCAGCTGCACTCATTCTAATTTCAAAGATGGATTACAATGGTGCCAACTCTATTTTCATGCGTGcaattttgaataaaaaatattcattgcCCCTGTCTGCCATTGATGCCACAGTAGAGCATTTTATGAG gTTTTTAGATGTGAATGAGAAAATGCCAGTGTTATGGCATCAATGTCTGCTGATGCTAGTTCAGAGGTACAAAAATGACTTGACCAAACAACAGAAGTCTCAGATTCTGAAGTTGGTCTGTTGCCATGACCACCATGAGATCACACCAGAGATCAGAAGGGAAATCACCCAGAGCAAACGTAGTAGAGGTGACCCAGAAGTGGAGGGTGAAGAGGATGTTTGA
- the LOC106059159 gene encoding dolichyl-diphosphooligosaccharide--protein glycosyltransferase subunit STT3A: MKKAQGTWGLQWLMRMSPEKQDTLLKMVILTVAAVLSFSTRLFSVLRFESVIHEFDPYFNYRTTRFLAEEGFYNFHNWFDDRAWYPLGRIIGGTIYPGLMVTSAAIYHAMNFFHLTIDVRNVCVFLAPLFSSFTTIVTFYFTKELKDASAGLLAASMLAIVPGYISRSVAGSYDNEGIAIFCMLLTYALWIKSVKTGSIFWGALCALAYFYMVSSWGGYVFLINLIPLHVLMLMITGRFSHRIYVAYSTVYCLGTILSMQISFVGFQPVQSSEHMAALGVFGLCQIHAFVDYLRSKMSKEQFNLLFKSLVLLVGSVVFAAAAIATALGKIAPWTGRFYSLLDPSYAKNNIPIIASVSEHQPTTWSSFYFDLQLLMFLFPVGLYYCFTKLTDANIFIIMYGVTSIYFAGVMVRLMLVLAPVMCVLGGIGMSAVLTTYMKNLDNPMRKEKKSVKKIESNYPLKNEIATCVVCLLTVFLLYYTYHCTWVTSEAYSSPSIVLSARGGDGSRIIFDDFREAYYWLRHNTPEDAKVMSWWDYGYQITAMANRTILVDNNTWNNTHISRVGQAMASSEEKAYEIMRELDVNYVLVIFGGLTGYSSDDINKFLWMVRIGGSTDRGSHIKEWDYYTPQGEFRVDKEGSPVLLNCLMYKMCYYRFGSVYTEGGKPTGYDRVRNTEIGNKDFELDVLEEAYTTEHWLVRIYKVKDLENRGI; encoded by the exons ATGAAAAAAGCTCAAGGTACTTGGGGCCTACAATGGCTCATGCGTATGTCACCAGAGAAACAGGACACACTTCTGAAAATGGTCATCCTCACTGTCGCAGCAGTATTGT CCTTCTCCACTCGTCTCTTCTCTGTCCTGAGATTTGAAAGTGTCATTCATGAGTTTGATCCTTACTTCAACTACAGAACCACCAGGTTTTTGGCAGAGGAAGGCTTCTACAATTTTCACAACTGGTTTGATGACAGAGCTTGGTATCCTCTGGGTAGGATCATTGGAGGCACCATCTATCCAG gcttgaTGGTCACTTCAGCTGCCATCTACCATGCCATGAACTTCTTCCACCTCACTATTGATGTcaggaatgtgtgtgtgtttttggcTCCACTCTTTTCTAGTTTCACCACCATTGTCACCTTTTATTTCACTAAAGAGCTGAAG GATGCCTCAGCTGGACTTTTAGCTGCCTCCATGTTGGCCATTGTGCCTGGCTACATCTCACGTTCTGTTGCTGGCTCTTATGATAATGAAGGCATCGCCATCTTCTGCATGTTGCTCACCTATGCATTGTGGATCAAGTCAGTGAAGACCGGTTCTATCTTTTGGGGTGCTCTCTGCGCCCTGGCATACTTTTACATG GTTTCCTCTTGGGGAGGCTATGTTTTCCTTATCAACTTGATTCCTCTTCATGTCTTGATGTTAATGATCACAGGAAGATTTTCTCATCGTATCTATGTAGCTTATTCCACT GTTTACTGCCTAGGAACTATACTCTCCATGCAAATCTCCTTTGTGGGTTTTCAACCAGTGCAGTCTAGTGAACATATGGCA GCTTTAGGTGTGTTTGGCTTGTGCCAGATCCATGCCTTTGTAGACTACCTTCGTTCCAAGATGTCCAAAGAGCAATTCAACCTTCTGTTCAAGAGCCTCGTCCTGCTGGTTGGCTCGGTGGTGTTTGCTGCTGCTGCCATTGCCACTGCTCTAGGCA AAATTGCACCATGGACTGGACGTTTCTATTCCCTGCTGGATCCATCCTATGCCAAGAACAACATCCCCATTATTGCCTCTGTCTCTGAGCACCAGCCTACAACCTGGAGCTCCTTTTATTTTGACCTCCAGCTTCTGATGTTCTTGTTTCCTGTAGGTCTGTACTACTGCTTCACCAAGTTGACAGACGCCAACATTTTCATCATCATGTATGGAGTCACCAGCATCTACTTTGCA GGTGTGATGGTTCGTCTTATGTTAGTTTTGGCCCCTGTAATGTGCGTACTTGGAGGAATCGGCATGTCCGCAGTGTTGACCACCTACATGAAAAACTTGGACAACCCCATGAGGAAGGAGAAGAAATCTGTGAAGAAAATTGAATCTAATTATCCCTTGAAGAATGAG ATTGCTACTTGTGTTGTATGTTTGCTGACTGTATTCCTCTTGTACTACACATACCATTGCACATGGGTTACTTCCGAGGCCTATTCTTCACCTTCCATCGTCCTTTCTGCCAGGGGTGGTGACGGCAGTAGAATCATCTTTGATGACTTTAGGGAAGCTTATTATTGGCTGAGACACAACACACCAGAG gATGCTAAAGTAATGTCTTGGTGGGATTATGGTTACCAAATAACAGCTATGGCAAACAGAACTATACTTGTAGATAATAACACGTGGAATAATACACATATTTCACGAGTTGGCCAG GCCATGGCATCTTCAGAAGAAAAAGCATATGAAATAATGAGAGAGCTAGATGTGAACTATGTGCTTGTTATTTTTGGTGGCCTGACAGGCTACTCATCAGATG atatcaaCAAATTTTTGTGGATGGTCCGTATTGGTGGCAGCACTGACAGAGGCAGCCACATCAAAGAGTGGGACTATTACACTCCTCAAGGGGAGTTCAGGGTGGACAAAGAAGGCTCTCCTGTCCTCTTGAATTGTCTGATGTACAAGATGTGCTACTACAGATTTGGTTCTGTCTACACTGAAGGAG GTAAACCCACAGGTTACGACAGAGTGCGTAACACAGAAATCGGCAACAAAGATTTTGAGCTGGATGTTTTAGAGGAAGCATACACCACCGAGCATTGGCTAGTTAGAATTTATAAAGTCAAAGATTTAGAGAACAGGGGTATTTAA